From the Pedobacter cryoconitis genome, one window contains:
- a CDS encoding MFS transporter has translation MKNQNYLNKNTIALIAICMATLMFSLEISSVPVILPTLEKVLGANLKDMQWIMNIYTIGCTTVLMAAGTLADKYGRKRILLITLVLFGIASLVCGLAQSIPLLIVSRFFQGISGGAMLICQISALSHQFQEGKERSKAFGIWGIILGLGLGFGPIIGSGIVGLLSWKWVFLIHTPIAVLAAILVYGNVEESKDPQAKRLDIAGMLALSLAVFGLTYFITQGGDIGFTSTVAISILIATVISFVIFVWVEKSNDYPMFDFSVFRIRNFSGAVLGSIGMNFSFWPFIIYLPIYFQGYLGYDVITVGLSLLAYTLPTLLVPPLAERLSVRYRPGLVIPFGLFTIGLGFIIMRYGSMAENPGWLTMLPGSALAGIGLGLTNTPVTNTTTGAVSSNRAGMASGIDMSARLITLAINIALMGFILVEGILSYLKPVLAHHSLNSLQLRSLAEKIASGSFDTLKRDFPQLAVADPSGTVVHAALLQGFDWIMLYGGIGVWALSLASLITFGSKKRV, from the coding sequence ATGAAAAATCAAAACTATCTGAATAAGAACACCATTGCGCTAATCGCCATTTGTATGGCTACACTAATGTTTTCATTGGAAATTTCCAGTGTACCAGTTATACTCCCAACCCTTGAAAAGGTGTTAGGCGCCAATCTTAAGGACATGCAATGGATAATGAATATTTATACAATCGGCTGTACCACGGTACTAATGGCAGCAGGAACACTGGCCGATAAATATGGCCGTAAGCGAATACTCCTGATTACCCTGGTTCTGTTTGGTATTGCTTCTTTGGTTTGTGGTTTAGCACAAAGTATACCTTTGCTGATTGTAAGCCGTTTTTTTCAGGGAATAAGCGGAGGTGCCATGTTAATTTGCCAGATATCTGCGCTTTCGCATCAATTTCAGGAAGGAAAAGAAAGAAGTAAAGCCTTTGGTATATGGGGTATTATCCTTGGACTTGGATTAGGTTTCGGGCCAATTATAGGTAGTGGTATCGTTGGTTTATTATCCTGGAAATGGGTTTTTCTGATACACACCCCAATTGCTGTTCTTGCCGCAATTCTTGTTTATGGAAATGTAGAAGAATCTAAAGACCCACAGGCAAAAAGACTCGACATTGCAGGTATGCTTGCTTTATCTTTAGCTGTTTTTGGCTTAACCTATTTTATCACACAGGGAGGTGATATTGGTTTTACCAGCACCGTAGCGATCTCTATCCTTATTGCCACAGTAATCAGCTTTGTTATTTTTGTATGGGTCGAAAAAAGTAATGACTACCCTATGTTCGATTTTTCAGTATTCAGGATACGTAACTTTTCGGGTGCTGTTCTTGGTTCTATCGGTATGAACTTTAGCTTTTGGCCATTCATCATTTATCTGCCCATTTATTTTCAGGGCTATCTGGGCTATGATGTAATTACGGTTGGTCTTTCTCTCCTGGCTTATACACTTCCCACTTTACTTGTACCTCCGCTGGCCGAGCGTCTTTCAGTTCGGTATCGCCCAGGTCTTGTTATTCCATTTGGGCTGTTTACGATAGGTTTAGGATTTATTATAATGAGATATGGAAGTATGGCCGAAAACCCCGGCTGGCTCACCATGCTTCCTGGATCTGCACTGGCTGGTATCGGACTGGGCTTAACCAATACACCTGTAACCAATACGACAACGGGTGCAGTTTCGAGTAATAGAGCAGGAATGGCTTCTGGTATAGATATGAGTGCCAGGTTGATTACTTTAGCCATTAATATTGCACTTATGGGATTTATCCTGGTAGAAGGGATTCTATCTTATTTGAAACCTGTATTGGCTCATCATTCTTTGAATAGCTTGCAGCTACGTTCTCTGGCTGAAAAAATAGCTTCCGGGAGTTTCGACACGCTTAAACGTGATTTTCCACAACTAGCTGTCGCAGATCCTTCTGGAACTGTTGTACATGCAGCACTTCTACAGGGTTTTGACTGGATCATGTTATATGGAGGTATTGGTGTCTGGGCTTTATCCCTGGCAAGTTTGATCACCTTTGGCAGCAAGAAAAGAGTATAA
- a CDS encoding zinc-binding alcohol dehydrogenase family protein: MKKMKAVVLKEFGAVNNFEFAEVDLPMIKSDEVLIRIMATAFNPLDYQMRQGLREKELMVGSILGVEFSGVVVGAGQDTRGFKVGDEVIACSVQKGSNGSYAEFIALSFHELVHKPKNIDFGTAASIPVSGMTAWLCYNRMNYKTDDHIFINGASGGTGRFLILFLMHYKITNIVVTAGNPESIAMLKGMGILETNIIDYNSPDLEQRILKANQGMEFDHVVDLVGGEISETTARVLKVNGNYVDVTFFGTQTTREILFDKGANILNIAVYAEIDNNKVLKTISELIEAGKITVPKVNVVGNLGVATAVKAHELMESNRTRGQKLVMVND, translated from the coding sequence ATGAAAAAGATGAAAGCAGTAGTACTAAAGGAATTTGGAGCGGTAAATAATTTTGAATTTGCAGAAGTTGACCTGCCAATGATTAAAAGCGACGAGGTGTTGATAAGAATCATGGCTACGGCTTTTAATCCGCTTGATTACCAGATGCGGCAAGGTCTTAGAGAAAAAGAACTGATGGTAGGCTCAATATTGGGCGTAGAATTCTCAGGAGTTGTTGTCGGGGCAGGGCAGGATACAAGAGGATTTAAAGTTGGTGATGAGGTTATCGCTTGTTCAGTACAGAAAGGATCGAATGGTAGTTATGCTGAATTTATAGCACTTTCTTTCCACGAGCTAGTGCACAAACCTAAAAATATTGATTTTGGAACAGCAGCATCCATACCAGTATCAGGAATGACTGCATGGTTATGTTACAACAGGATGAATTATAAAACGGATGATCATATCTTTATCAATGGAGCTTCAGGAGGGACGGGCCGCTTTCTGATCCTTTTCCTGATGCATTACAAAATAACCAATATTGTAGTTACCGCAGGAAATCCTGAAAGTATCGCTATGTTGAAGGGGATGGGGATTTTGGAGACAAACATTATAGACTACAATAGTCCGGATCTTGAACAGCGTATATTAAAAGCTAATCAAGGAATGGAATTTGATCATGTTGTAGATCTTGTTGGTGGCGAAATTTCTGAGACAACAGCGCGGGTTTTAAAAGTAAACGGCAATTACGTGGATGTTACTTTTTTTGGTACTCAGACCACCAGGGAAATTTTATTCGACAAAGGAGCTAATATCCTGAATATCGCGGTATATGCTGAGATTGACAATAATAAGGTTCTTAAGACGATTTCGGAGTTAATCGAAGCTGGAAAAATAACTGTTCCAAAAGTAAATGTAGTTGGTAATTTAGGTGTTGCAACGGCGGTAAAAGCACATGAACTGATGGAATCCAACCGGACTCGCGGTCAAAAGCTTGTGATGGTTAATGATTAA
- a CDS encoding winged helix-turn-helix transcriptional regulator, with protein MKKENSSNAINKEFLHRSCKVNEAMDLISGRWKALIIIFIGEKTNRFSLLKAVLGNISDQTLGRQLKELENAKLITKTIIPGVPVRVDYELTEKGKLLLPILDALEEWSIT; from the coding sequence ATGAAAAAAGAGAATTCATCTAATGCAATAAATAAGGAATTTCTGCACAGGTCATGTAAAGTCAATGAAGCAATGGATTTGATATCAGGAAGATGGAAAGCACTGATCATTATTTTTATAGGAGAAAAGACAAATCGCTTCAGTTTACTCAAAGCTGTATTAGGCAATATTTCTGACCAGACACTGGGCCGTCAGCTTAAAGAATTAGAGAATGCAAAGTTGATTACCAAAACTATAATTCCCGGTGTCCCTGTCAGGGTAGATTACGAGCTTACTGAAAAAGGTAAATTGCTGCTACCTATATTAGATGCGCTGGAAGAATGGAGCATAACTTAA
- a CDS encoding HAD family hydrolase: MKINTIIFDLDGTIADTLPLCIAAFKKSIEPLLGSQISEQEIVATFGPSEEGTIRKLVPENEEAGIKSYLEHYIALHHSCAHPFEGIKELLQFLKDSGVHLAMVTGKGVHSTKISLEQFGLSDFFNVLETGRAEGPDKSNGIKRVINRLNVDQSQCIYVGDAPSDILASKKAGISIASAAWAETTDAQELLTLSPNWIFYCVQEFRDWITKFI, from the coding sequence ATGAAGATTAATACAATCATCTTTGATTTAGATGGAACAATTGCGGATACATTGCCCTTATGTATTGCTGCATTCAAGAAAAGTATTGAACCACTATTGGGTTCACAAATAAGTGAACAGGAAATTGTGGCAACCTTCGGCCCATCTGAAGAGGGGACTATCCGGAAGCTGGTTCCTGAAAATGAAGAGGCTGGTATAAAATCATATCTTGAACATTATATAGCTCTACATCATAGCTGCGCACACCCATTCGAGGGTATAAAGGAATTACTGCAATTCTTAAAGGATAGCGGTGTGCATCTGGCAATGGTGACAGGAAAGGGTGTTCACAGTACAAAAATTTCGCTTGAACAATTTGGCCTTAGCGATTTTTTTAATGTCTTGGAAACTGGCAGAGCTGAAGGCCCTGACAAATCAAATGGTATAAAGCGTGTAATAAACCGTTTAAACGTTGACCAAAGCCAGTGTATTTATGTTGGAGATGCGCCGAGTGATATTCTGGCTTCTAAAAAAGCAGGGATTTCAATTGCCTCTGCTGCCTGGGCAGAAACAACTGATGCGCAAGAACTATTAACATTATCTCCCAACTGGATTTTTTATTGTGTTCAGGAATTCCGGGACTGGATTACGAAGTTTATATAG
- a CDS encoding DeoR/GlpR family DNA-binding transcription regulator, whose product MTKSSRYQFIIDRLRQKDQVGYQELSEILIVSEDTIRRDISELAAAGMISKIKGGAKPKTIIPATYQERELYANPDKRIIAQKAAKLFKDGQVAVFDGGTTPFLIASFLPRQISLTVFTHSYPIANLMFEFPNVELIFAGGKASKKSKISTGFDVLNKYNSVHADIGILGVHSLHIEYGITDPIMDELEIKTRISNMCDQLIAVPSAEKLNTISTFHICNTKSIDLLITDLDPENHLLVPYKELGLSIL is encoded by the coding sequence ATGACAAAAAGCAGCCGTTATCAATTTATTATAGATAGACTCAGGCAGAAAGATCAGGTCGGATACCAGGAATTGAGTGAAATATTGATCGTTTCTGAAGATACAATCAGAAGAGATATCAGTGAACTTGCAGCCGCAGGAATGATCAGTAAAATCAAAGGTGGCGCCAAGCCGAAAACAATTATACCAGCTACTTATCAAGAACGGGAACTATACGCTAATCCAGACAAGCGGATAATTGCTCAAAAAGCAGCCAAATTATTTAAAGATGGGCAGGTTGCAGTGTTTGACGGTGGAACTACTCCTTTTCTTATAGCCAGTTTTCTACCCCGCCAGATTAGTTTGACGGTCTTTACACACAGTTATCCAATAGCTAATCTGATGTTTGAATTTCCAAATGTTGAACTCATCTTTGCTGGGGGTAAAGCTTCGAAGAAATCAAAAATATCTACAGGATTTGATGTGTTAAACAAATACAATTCCGTTCATGCAGATATTGGAATTCTTGGCGTTCATAGCTTGCATATTGAATATGGTATCACTGATCCGATAATGGACGAATTGGAAATAAAAACAAGGATTAGTAATATGTGCGACCAGTTAATAGCAGTGCCAAGCGCTGAAAAATTAAATACAATATCAACCTTTCATATCTGCAATACAAAATCAATAGATCTTTTAATTACTGATCTGGATCCGGAAAACCATTTACTGGTCCCTTATAAAGAACTAGGCTTAAGCATCTTATAA
- a CDS encoding PLP-dependent aminotransferase family protein, whose protein sequence is MQNKLAQKDHLYQRIANGLEQQIKNNVLAIGDKLPSLREFCKRYGTSQTTAIKVYYELESKGLIETRPKSGYYISGSLKRIPALPKISEPGTETSQIQIEDLLEKVYNNATPMNITLAHAVVADELLPIAKLNKGMIQAMRELKGSGTAYGEIQGNEKLRKQIARHAFTIPELSPENIITTNGCINAISYAMMALGKPGDTIAVESPVYFGVLQLARSLGLKVLELPTHPQTGIEIGALTKALEANKINLCLLVSNFSNPLGSLMPDEHKKEVVRLIQKHNVPLIEDDIYGDIYFGTNRPNTCKTYDESGLVLWCSSISKTLAPGYRVGWISPGKFKSEILRMKLFHAIASTNITQEVIANFLETGRYEHHLRKLRNTLHTNSLQYIRAINDYFPEGTKVSRPQGGMVLWVEFDQKVNTIELYDLAIKKGVSIAPGGLFTLQNQFANCMRLNYGMPWNGQIDQGLKNLADIATLLNR, encoded by the coding sequence ATGCAAAATAAATTAGCTCAGAAAGACCATTTGTATCAGCGGATAGCCAATGGATTAGAACAGCAGATTAAAAATAATGTATTGGCCATAGGCGACAAACTTCCTTCTCTCCGTGAATTTTGCAAACGCTATGGAACAAGCCAGACTACGGCTATAAAGGTGTACTACGAGCTTGAAAGTAAAGGGCTTATTGAAACCAGGCCAAAATCCGGATATTACATAAGCGGATCGCTAAAACGGATTCCAGCTTTGCCAAAAATCAGTGAACCTGGCACTGAAACCAGTCAGATCCAGATTGAAGACTTGCTGGAAAAAGTATACAATAATGCAACTCCTATGAATATCACGCTGGCTCATGCTGTGGTTGCCGATGAACTGCTGCCTATAGCGAAACTAAATAAAGGAATGATCCAGGCTATGCGGGAATTAAAGGGGAGCGGTACTGCTTATGGGGAAATTCAGGGAAATGAAAAATTAAGAAAGCAGATTGCAAGGCATGCTTTCACAATACCTGAGTTAAGTCCTGAGAATATTATTACGACTAATGGTTGTATCAATGCTATTTCTTATGCAATGATGGCTCTGGGGAAACCGGGGGATACTATTGCGGTGGAAAGTCCAGTGTATTTTGGAGTTTTACAATTAGCCAGGAGCCTTGGTCTGAAGGTTTTGGAACTGCCTACACATCCGCAAACCGGGATTGAGATCGGGGCATTGACAAAAGCACTGGAAGCCAATAAAATTAATTTGTGTCTGCTGGTTAGTAACTTCAGTAATCCTTTAGGTAGTTTAATGCCCGATGAGCATAAGAAAGAAGTGGTAAGACTCATACAAAAGCACAATGTGCCTTTAATAGAGGATGATATTTATGGCGATATTTATTTTGGAACTAACCGCCCTAATACCTGTAAAACTTATGATGAAAGCGGATTGGTACTCTGGTGCAGTTCCATTTCAAAAACACTGGCCCCGGGTTACCGGGTAGGATGGATATCACCGGGAAAATTTAAATCGGAAATCCTGAGAATGAAGCTCTTCCATGCGATTGCTTCTACAAACATTACGCAGGAAGTTATTGCAAATTTTCTGGAAACAGGGCGTTATGAACATCATTTGCGTAAGCTAAGAAATACACTGCATACCAATAGCCTGCAATATATACGCGCAATCAATGATTATTTTCCCGAAGGAACTAAAGTGAGCAGGCCACAGGGAGGAATGGTTTTGTGGGTGGAATTTGACCAGAAAGTAAATACGATTGAATTATATGATCTGGCCATCAAAAAAGGGGTCAGTATCGCGCCGGGAGGATTGTTTACTTTACAAAACCAGTTTGCTAACTGCATGCGTTTAAACTATGGAATGCCGTGGAATGGACAGATTGATCAGGGATTGAAAAATCTGGCTGATATTGCTACTTTACTCAATCGGTAA
- a CDS encoding GNAT family N-acetyltransferase has product MEITHSTTKDIDAIFDLYDQATEHMKKVGLLFWQGFERSLIQKEINENRHYKILVDGQLACTFCITLSDPAIWKEKDKDPSVYIHRIATNPLLRGNSYVKHIVAWAIQFAKENQRSFVRLDTGSGNDKLNNYYISCGFNYLGVTKLDDVSSLPAHYKHGSFSLFEIPLN; this is encoded by the coding sequence ATGGAAATTACACATAGCACCACCAAAGACATTGACGCAATCTTCGACCTTTACGATCAGGCAACTGAACATATGAAAAAAGTAGGTCTTCTATTCTGGCAAGGGTTTGAGAGATCGCTTATTCAAAAAGAAATTAATGAAAACAGGCATTATAAGATTTTAGTGGATGGACAACTAGCCTGTACTTTTTGCATTACGCTTAGTGATCCGGCCATCTGGAAAGAAAAAGACAAGGATCCATCAGTTTATATTCACCGTATCGCTACAAATCCTTTGTTAAGGGGCAATTCATATGTAAAACATATCGTTGCCTGGGCAATTCAATTTGCCAAAGAAAATCAACGTTCTTTTGTGAGGTTGGATACTGGAAGTGGCAATGACAAATTGAATAACTACTATATCAGCTGTGGCTTCAACTATCTTGGAGTTACCAAACTGGATGATGTAAGCAGTTTGCCTGCACATTATAAACATGGTTCTTTCAGTTTGTTTGAAATCCCACTTAACTAA
- a CDS encoding peroxiredoxin: MSEQTNLEILPPGLPVPEDDGACDHLSGLTIPDLALHGTHGKLVELSAIKGRLVIYCYPMTGPAEVPLPEGWDAIPGARGCTPQACSFRDHYQELKQLNTQVYGISTQSTADQLESKERLHLPFDLLSDENLEFKKALNLPLHVVGELSYLKRVTLIFEDGIITKYFYPVFPPDKNAEEVLAYLR; this comes from the coding sequence ATGAGTGAGCAGACGAATTTAGAAATATTGCCTCCAGGTTTACCTGTTCCTGAGGATGATGGAGCTTGTGATCATTTATCAGGGTTAACTATTCCAGATCTTGCGTTGCATGGTACACATGGCAAACTAGTTGAACTCTCTGCGATTAAAGGCCGCCTGGTAATTTATTGTTATCCAATGACCGGGCCTGCAGAAGTCCCGCTTCCTGAAGGTTGGGATGCTATTCCGGGTGCCAGAGGTTGTACACCACAAGCTTGTTCTTTTCGGGACCATTACCAGGAATTGAAGCAATTGAATACACAGGTATACGGAATAAGTACGCAATCAACTGCGGATCAGCTGGAATCAAAAGAACGGTTACATCTTCCTTTTGATTTGTTAAGTGATGAAAACCTGGAATTTAAGAAGGCTTTAAACCTACCGCTTCACGTAGTAGGTGAGCTTAGCTATCTGAAACGGGTTACCCTGATTTTTGAAGATGGGATAATTACTAAATATTTTTATCCTGTTTTTCCTCCCGATAAAAATGCAGAGGAAGTACTAGCCTATTTAAGATAA
- a CDS encoding VOC family protein, whose translation MATIKEDIGITGLHHIAIRAENFEQTVQFYTTVIGYTVSHMWSLPEFKLKQAAMLKSPDGFSYLEIYDNQADIPAQGRQKQAHEEFVQTALLHICLTVKDSKIAYAMAIAGGATPCHEPMVLHLGNPAITVYNSLVYSPNGEVIEFLEKAGF comes from the coding sequence ATGGCAACAATAAAAGAGGATATTGGGATAACAGGCTTACACCATATTGCAATCAGAGCAGAAAATTTTGAACAGACAGTTCAGTTTTACACCACAGTAATAGGATATACTGTAAGTCATATGTGGTCATTACCAGAGTTTAAACTTAAACAGGCTGCGATGTTAAAATCACCAGATGGCTTCAGCTATCTTGAAATATATGATAACCAGGCTGATATTCCGGCACAAGGGAGGCAAAAACAAGCACACGAAGAATTCGTTCAAACTGCTTTATTGCATATCTGCCTGACTGTCAAAGATTCAAAGATAGCTTATGCTATGGCTATTGCAGGTGGTGCGACGCCTTGTCATGAGCCAATGGTACTTCATTTAGGTAATCCGGCTATTACAGTATATAATTCACTGGTTTATAGTCCAAATGGAGAGGTTATAGAGTTTCTGGAAAAGGCGGGTTTTTAA
- a CDS encoding winged helix-turn-helix transcriptional regulator produces the protein MRKTTSTNYINAQKLHGLCDAAYTLSQLSGRWKLTLLVKLKEGNKRFSELKGELPAITERVLALQLKELEKSGLILKQESALKNKLYYYKLSPLGKSMDQVIQSLSDWGKINNLQPEL, from the coding sequence ATGAGAAAAACCACTTCAACCAATTATATCAATGCACAAAAACTACATGGTCTATGCGATGCAGCTTATACTTTATCGCAGTTGAGTGGCCGCTGGAAGCTTACACTATTAGTAAAATTGAAGGAAGGCAATAAAAGATTTTCTGAACTTAAAGGAGAACTTCCTGCCATTACTGAACGTGTACTAGCCTTACAATTGAAAGAACTGGAGAAAAGCGGGTTGATTCTTAAACAAGAATCTGCACTGAAAAACAAGCTATACTACTATAAACTATCACCCTTAGGGAAATCAATGGATCAGGTAATCCAATCACTTTCAGATTGGGGCAAAATCAATAATTTACAGCCGGAATTGTAA
- a CDS encoding DUF5686 family protein: MQVKGLTFFLFQSSGKKQHLYSILFVFMVCVLGINTVYAQQPVVITGKITDGQTGEAIPYATIFVKLKNGTIKGTASDFDGLYHLAVPHDIANDSIYTAYVSYLPGKKLLPKAPHTIVDFQLAVNGRILNGVTISPKSYVNPAWEIMDNLVKNKPVNDQKYLKSYQYQSYNRIEISVTNISEKMKKNKVIKQVLPLMENLQKIAGEEGTPILPIFMSETVSDYKYTTNPERKTENVLRTKVSGVGIEDETLISQLVGSTFLQYNFYNNFLKLANKDFISPTSDNWKTHYNYELIDAYDKINGRECYKIEFKPKRSHDLAFDGVMWITRDSYALFQIDCKVSKDANLNFLNKIRIQQAMVKAEGTTAWLPGQTRIVVNVGTTQKKLSGFIAKFYLSNKNIEVNKDYPVSDFKESLVMSKDVNKKDDQYWVKNRADSLTAADKAVYKMIDTVKNLPLVKTYADIAGMLINGYYKVGKISFGPYPYTYSYNDLEGNVLRIGATTNTNFSDKLILSGFLSYGFRDERIKYNAAVDYIFSRKPWIQAGVSFQHDIGQTGYQFENFINKANNVFMASIRNGKVIRRGPFTQNISQAYIQTDITPTIRGKLTLAHRTFDPLFNFHYHDQADQRTYNRYEVSEIATEVQWTPGRRLLESSKINKRLIIGNGNSNPILTFRYIRGTKALCGDFDYNKFYFNISQRPRMGILGIGDYSLTAGYIPSAIPYPLLENHRYSFNTMRFMEFTSDRFISLNYTQHMEGLITNSIPLLKSLNVRTVAVLNVLQGSLSNKNNEAFLRGRTNLNRSLNNVPYVEVGYGVENIFKIIRIDFLHRLTQKEHLSEPGLEPSNFAIRTTLQFRL, from the coding sequence ATGCAGGTTAAAGGACTCACCTTCTTTTTATTTCAATCTTCCGGCAAAAAACAACATTTATACAGTATACTTTTTGTATTCATGGTGTGTGTGTTAGGCATAAATACCGTATATGCGCAACAACCGGTGGTTATAACCGGGAAAATAACTGATGGACAAACAGGTGAAGCTATTCCTTATGCAACTATCTTTGTAAAGCTTAAAAATGGAACAATCAAGGGAACTGCTTCAGATTTTGATGGTTTATATCATCTGGCTGTTCCTCATGATATCGCCAATGATTCTATTTATACTGCCTATGTCAGCTATTTACCGGGTAAAAAGCTGTTACCTAAAGCTCCGCATACTATAGTTGATTTTCAGCTGGCTGTTAATGGACGTATTTTAAATGGGGTTACCATCAGTCCTAAAAGCTATGTGAACCCAGCCTGGGAAATCATGGATAACCTGGTTAAAAATAAACCTGTCAATGATCAGAAATATCTGAAAAGTTATCAATATCAAAGTTATAACCGTATTGAAATATCGGTCACTAATATTAGTGAGAAAATGAAGAAGAATAAGGTGATCAAACAGGTTTTACCTTTAATGGAAAATCTGCAAAAGATTGCAGGGGAAGAAGGAACACCTATTTTACCCATATTTATGTCAGAAACTGTTTCCGATTATAAGTATACCACTAACCCGGAGCGAAAAACCGAAAATGTGCTGCGTACCAAAGTGAGTGGGGTAGGGATAGAAGATGAAACACTGATTTCTCAATTAGTGGGCTCTACATTTTTGCAGTACAACTTTTACAATAACTTTTTAAAACTCGCAAACAAAGACTTTATCTCTCCTACCAGTGATAACTGGAAAACGCATTATAATTATGAGCTGATTGATGCTTATGATAAAATAAATGGCAGAGAGTGTTATAAAATTGAATTCAAGCCTAAAAGATCACATGATCTCGCTTTTGATGGGGTGATGTGGATTACACGTGACAGCTATGCTTTATTCCAGATTGATTGTAAGGTTTCAAAAGATGCAAACCTGAACTTTCTGAATAAGATCAGGATACAGCAGGCGATGGTAAAAGCAGAAGGAACCACAGCATGGTTGCCAGGACAAACCCGTATTGTCGTTAACGTAGGTACTACACAAAAGAAATTATCCGGCTTTATTGCCAAATTCTATTTATCCAATAAAAATATTGAAGTCAATAAAGATTACCCGGTTTCTGATTTTAAAGAAAGCCTGGTGATGAGTAAAGATGTCAATAAGAAAGATGACCAGTACTGGGTGAAAAATCGGGCAGATTCTTTAACAGCTGCGGATAAAGCAGTCTATAAAATGATAGATACCGTTAAAAACCTGCCTTTGGTAAAAACTTATGCAGATATTGCAGGAATGCTGATTAACGGCTATTATAAAGTCGGTAAAATAAGTTTTGGCCCTTATCCTTACACTTATAGCTACAACGATTTGGAAGGAAATGTACTTAGAATAGGGGCGACTACCAATACTAATTTTAGTGATAAATTAATTCTAAGCGGATTTTTAAGTTACGGGTTCAGAGATGAACGTATTAAATATAATGCTGCTGTGGATTATATTTTCTCTCGCAAACCATGGATACAAGCGGGTGTTTCCTTCCAGCATGATATTGGTCAGACAGGTTATCAATTCGAGAATTTTATCAATAAAGCGAACAATGTATTCATGGCCTCTATCCGGAATGGCAAAGTAATCAGAAGGGGGCCATTTACCCAAAATATAAGCCAGGCTTATATTCAAACTGATATTACACCAACCATAAGAGGTAAACTGACTTTGGCTCACCGTACTTTCGATCCTTTATTTAATTTTCATTACCACGATCAGGCAGATCAGCGGACTTATAACCGGTATGAAGTTTCTGAAATCGCAACAGAAGTACAGTGGACACCAGGAAGACGTTTGCTGGAATCCTCTAAAATCAATAAAAGATTAATCATTGGAAATGGAAACAGTAACCCGATATTAACCTTTAGATATATCAGGGGAACTAAAGCTTTATGCGGAGATTTCGACTACAACAAATTCTATTTTAACATCAGCCAAAGACCACGTATGGGGATTTTAGGTATAGGGGATTATTCTCTGACCGCCGGATATATTCCTAGTGCAATCCCTTATCCATTACTTGAAAACCACCGTTATAGCTTTAATACCATGCGCTTTATGGAATTTACAAGTGACCGGTTTATTTCACTGAACTATACCCAGCATATGGAAGGACTGATTACAAACAGTATTCCACTGCTGAAGTCCCTGAACGTACGTACTGTAGCTGTTTTAAATGTGCTGCAAGGCAGTTTATCCAACAAAAACAATGAGGCCTTTTTAAGAGGACGTACCAATCTGAACCGGAGTTTAAATAACGTACCTTACGTAGAGGTTGGTTATGGTGTAGAAAATATCTTTAAGATTATCCGTATTGATTTCTTACACCGCTTAACACAAAAAGAACATTTAAGTGAGCCAGGATTAGAGCCTTCAAATTTCGCGATCAGAACAACCTTACAATTCCGGCTGTAA